One Ardenticatenales bacterium DNA segment encodes these proteins:
- a CDS encoding type II toxin-antitoxin system RelE/ParE family toxin, with product MIRTFADRKTARFYATGKSRHFPPDIHRRAAIRLTQLNAAIRVQDVRLPPSNRLEALSHDRNGQWSVRINDQWRVCFRFEDGDAFDVEIVDYH from the coding sequence ATGATTCGAACATTTGCGGATCGTAAAACAGCACGATTTTATGCGACTGGAAAATCGCGTCATTTCCCACCCGACATCCATAGACGCGCAGCTATCCGGCTTACGCAACTGAACGCCGCCATACGGGTTCAAGATGTGCGGTTGCCTCCCTCGAACCGGCTGGAAGCACTCAGTCACGACCGCAACGGGCAATGGAGTGTTCGAATCAATGACCAATGGCGCGTCTGTTTTCGATTTGAAGATGGCGATGCTTTTGATGTAGAGATAGTTGACTACCACTAG
- a CDS encoding PBP1A family penicillin-binding protein — protein sequence MNDETRSPESTPEETPAPKRRREVSLLDLMNLAAQETDGGEETELPASAGTSPVTPARAVPPALTRDEEETGTVAPPPTARPPAAAPPPLIAADLPPAPHPPEIDENATRVQPRVAFPEHTQLDLPASPPSDAAPTLIVRHQDAPRHRPGQPPPPAADQPTSLPTQPPAPAPQTHPTTPARQRLPQRQAPPPSSTTRVVVPARPQPPDIPKPKPRRNWGRTLPRVFLIGLLLLLIGASLGVMGLAIGYISIARQLPSPTELRGAASTFETARIYDRAGNLLYSLADPNAGNRTYVPIAQIAPDLINATIATEDSRFYTNPGFDLVGIARAVWQATQEGEFVSGASTITQQLARALLLDEEERTQRTFTRKVKEIVLAAELNRTYSKDDILELYLNEINYGNRAYGIEAAAQTYFHKSAADLTLSEASLLAGLPQAPALWDPYAAPDKALGRQAEVLGLMVKDGYITPAAAQEALNESNIVVYNMQPPEVTIAHPHFTFTVLQELEQTIGSQAIYRGGLRIFTTLDPQTQDLAEATLAGHRADVNAAGANNAAFVALDPTTGAIIALVGSLDYNDEAISGQVNMALQPRQPGSSIKPLVYLTAFEQGWTPATLIWDVQTQFPDGANPPYVPKNYDNQFHGPVRLRQALGNSFNIPAIKALEFVGVCPFLERAQVFGLSLRDDGCDEVGQPRNVGLSLAVGGGAVSPLEMAAGFSLLANGGHRLPPYTISRIENRSGDVLFAHAPADARESLVARPEQTALLTNILADNGARQPSFGLNNLLVIPGQDVAAKTGTSGSTSADVRDGWTIGYTPEVVAAVWVGNTNNEPVGEGQSGYRMASPIWHDFMQPYLAGKERVGFALSAGIFETEICADSGTLPGPACPNRVRELFAQDQPPLDAGNDFLRILPIDLWTNQIANEHCSESMFEAPFASLLVSGADNVRDREQRLAQAWVENTETGHRWAANRGLTLPLRFPPTAQCAPDTPRPVLSIAQPAPDSNVTGVFDIVGTARGPNMAGYRLEFGLSHDPGGWGLIQDWQPAPVENGLLGRWDAGDLPGGPITIRLLLTGPDNPYTPDNDPVILETRIRLQLLEPTATPTPTPTNTPTPTETPTPTSTSTSTVTPSSTPTVTPGVTPTVTPTVKATIAGTDTPTPPPAATETPAPLPSDTPVATAAPTDTPPPTATETPPSP from the coding sequence ATGAACGACGAAACCCGTTCTCCAGAGTCCACCCCAGAAGAGACGCCGGCGCCCAAACGCCGGCGCGAAGTCTCGCTGCTGGACTTGATGAATCTGGCCGCCCAGGAGACGGACGGTGGCGAGGAGACTGAACTCCCTGCAAGCGCCGGCACGTCGCCTGTTACGCCGGCGCGCGCGGTTCCGCCCGCCCTGACCCGTGACGAGGAGGAAACGGGCACAGTTGCCCCGCCTCCGACGGCGCGCCCGCCAGCCGCCGCGCCGCCTCCGCTCATTGCCGCCGACCTGCCTCCCGCCCCTCATCCCCCCGAAATAGACGAAAACGCCACCCGCGTGCAGCCGCGCGTGGCGTTTCCTGAGCATACACAGTTGGATTTGCCGGCATCTCCTCCTTCCGACGCCGCCCCCACCCTCATCGTGCGCCACCAGGATGCGCCCCGGCATCGCCCCGGACAACCGCCGCCCCCCGCCGCCGACCAACCCACCAGCCTCCCCACGCAGCCGCCCGCGCCCGCCCCCCAGACCCACCCCACCACGCCGGCGCGCCAACGCCTGCCCCAGCGGCAAGCCCCGCCGCCGTCCTCCACCACGCGCGTGGTCGTGCCCGCGCGCCCGCAACCGCCAGATATTCCCAAACCCAAACCACGCCGGAACTGGGGCCGTACCTTGCCGCGCGTATTTCTGATTGGCCTGCTTCTCCTGCTCATTGGCGCCAGCCTGGGCGTCATGGGGCTGGCCATTGGCTACATTTCGATTGCGCGCCAGCTCCCTTCGCCAACGGAACTGCGCGGCGCGGCCAGCACGTTCGAGACGGCGCGGATTTATGATCGGGCGGGGAATTTGCTCTACTCGTTGGCCGACCCAAATGCCGGCAATCGCACCTACGTCCCCATCGCCCAAATCGCCCCCGACCTGATCAACGCCACCATCGCCACCGAAGACAGCCGCTTCTACACCAACCCCGGTTTCGACCTCGTCGGCATCGCCCGCGCCGTCTGGCAGGCCACCCAGGAAGGGGAATTCGTCTCCGGGGCCAGCACCATCACGCAGCAGTTGGCCCGTGCCCTTCTCCTGGATGAAGAAGAACGCACCCAGCGCACCTTCACGCGCAAAGTCAAGGAAATCGTCCTCGCCGCCGAACTAAACCGCACCTACAGCAAAGACGACATCCTCGAACTCTACCTGAACGAAATCAACTACGGCAACCGCGCCTACGGCATCGAAGCCGCCGCCCAGACCTACTTCCACAAATCCGCCGCCGACCTCACCCTGTCCGAAGCCTCCCTCCTCGCCGGTCTGCCCCAGGCTCCCGCCCTCTGGGACCCCTACGCCGCGCCCGATAAGGCGCTGGGTCGCCAGGCGGAAGTCCTCGGCCTCATGGTCAAGGATGGCTATATTACGCCCGCGGCGGCTCAGGAAGCCCTCAACGAATCCAACATTGTCGTCTACAACATGCAGCCGCCGGAAGTGACCATCGCCCACCCCCATTTCACCTTCACCGTGCTGCAAGAACTGGAGCAGACGATTGGCTCCCAGGCCATTTACCGCGGCGGGCTGCGCATCTTCACCACCCTCGATCCGCAAACGCAAGACCTGGCGGAAGCCACCCTCGCCGGCCACCGCGCCGACGTCAACGCCGCCGGGGCCAACAACGCCGCCTTCGTGGCGCTGGACCCCACCACCGGCGCAATTATCGCCCTCGTCGGCAGCCTCGACTACAACGACGAAGCTATCAGCGGGCAGGTCAACATGGCGCTGCAACCGCGCCAGCCTGGCTCCAGCATCAAGCCGCTGGTTTATCTCACCGCCTTTGAACAGGGTTGGACCCCCGCCACCCTCATCTGGGATGTGCAGACGCAGTTCCCCGATGGGGCCAACCCGCCTTACGTGCCCAAGAACTACGACAACCAGTTCCATGGACCGGTACGACTGCGCCAGGCGTTGGGCAATTCTTTTAACATTCCGGCGATCAAGGCGCTGGAATTCGTGGGCGTGTGCCCTTTTCTGGAGCGCGCGCAGGTGTTTGGGCTATCCTTGCGCGACGATGGCTGCGATGAAGTCGGGCAGCCGCGCAATGTGGGGCTTTCGTTGGCCGTTGGCGGCGGCGCGGTCAGCCCGCTGGAGATGGCCGCCGGTTTCAGTCTGCTGGCAAATGGCGGCCATCGGCTGCCTCCCTACACCATCAGCCGTATTGAGAATCGCAGCGGGGATGTGTTGTTCGCGCACGCGCCCGCCGATGCGCGGGAGAGTCTGGTGGCCCGCCCGGAACAGACGGCGCTGCTCACCAACATCCTCGCGGACAATGGCGCGCGCCAGCCCTCTTTTGGCCTGAACAATCTGCTGGTGATCCCCGGACAGGATGTGGCCGCGAAAACGGGCACGTCCGGCTCTACCAGCGCGGATGTGCGTGATGGCTGGACGATTGGCTACACGCCGGAGGTGGTGGCGGCGGTGTGGGTGGGCAACACGAACAATGAGCCGGTGGGTGAGGGGCAGTCGGGCTACCGCATGGCGTCTCCTATCTGGCACGATTTTATGCAGCCGTATTTGGCGGGGAAGGAGCGCGTGGGGTTTGCGTTGAGTGCCGGCATTTTCGAAACCGAAATCTGCGCCGACTCTGGCACCCTCCCCGGTCCCGCCTGCCCCAACCGCGTGCGCGAACTGTTCGCCCAGGACCAGCCCCCCCTTGATGCCGGCAACGACTTCCTCCGCATCCTGCCCATTGACCTCTGGACCAACCAGATCGCCAACGAACATTGTTCCGAATCCATGTTCGAGGCTCCGTTCGCCTCCTTGCTCGTCAGCGGCGCGGACAACGTGCGCGACCGCGAACAACGTCTGGCCCAGGCGTGGGTGGAAAACACGGAAACAGGCCATCGCTGGGCCGCCAATCGCGGCCTCACCCTCCCGTTGCGTTTCCCCCCCACCGCGCAGTGCGCCCCGGACACGCCCCGCCCCGTCCTCTCCATCGCCCAACCCGCGCCCGATAGCAACGTTACCGGCGTATTCGACATTGTGGGAACCGCCCGCGGCCCCAATATGGCCGGCTACCGCCTCGAATTTGGCCTCAGCCACGATCCCGGCGGCTGGGGACTGATCCAGGATTGGCAGCCCGCGCCGGTGGAAAACGGCCTGCTCGGACGCTGGGATGCCGGTGACTTGCCCGGCGGCCCGATCACCATCCGCCTGCTGCTCACCGGCCCCGACAACCCCTACACGCCAGACAACGATCCCGTTATCCTGGAGACGCGCATCCGCTTGCAGCTTCTCGAACCGACCGCCACCCCTACGCCCACGCCCACCAATACGCCGACGCCAACGGAAACCCCCACGCCCACGAGCACGTCTACGTCCACCGTCACGCCCTCGTCCACGCCTACGGTGACGCCTGGGGTGACGCCTACGGTAACGCCTACGGTGAAGGCCACCATTGCCGGCACGGACACCCCCACGCCACCCCCCGCCGCGACGGAAACGCCTGCACCCTTGCCCAGTGACACACCCGTCGCCACTGCCGCCCCCACGGACACGCCCCCACCCACAGCCACGGAGACTCCCCCCTCTCCCTAG
- the prfA gene encoding peptide chain release factor 1 has product MLDQIAKVVSRFEEIELTMTNPAVIADYNRLTDLAQERAEMEPLVLAYREHAAVRQDIGDARDLLEIEEDEAMQAFLQEELTQLARRQEELEVRMRSLLVPKDPRDKRNVFIEIRAGAGGDEAGIFAADLLRMYARYAEGRNWKPEIIDENSTGVGGYKEVILSVKGEGAYSRLKFESGVHRVQRVPVTESQGRIHTSTATVAVMPEIDDVDITIDERELEITSTFSSGPGGQHMQKNATAARVVHIPTGIMVKVQTERSLTQNKRLAIAIIQARLQEAAEEAQHATVAADRRAQVGTGDRSEKIRTYNYPQNRVTDHRIGYSSYNLVGVMDGDIDQFIDALTVADEAEKLAALT; this is encoded by the coding sequence ATGCTTGACCAAATTGCTAAAGTTGTCTCTCGCTTTGAAGAGATCGAACTGACCATGACCAACCCGGCGGTTATCGCCGACTACAACCGCCTCACCGATCTGGCGCAGGAACGCGCCGAAATGGAACCGCTGGTGCTGGCCTACCGCGAACACGCCGCCGTGCGCCAGGACATTGGCGACGCCAGAGATCTGCTGGAAATCGAAGAAGATGAGGCCATGCAGGCTTTTCTGCAAGAAGAATTGACGCAACTGGCGCGGCGACAGGAAGAACTGGAGGTGCGGATGCGTTCGCTGCTGGTTCCCAAAGACCCGCGCGACAAACGCAACGTCTTCATTGAAATTCGCGCCGGAGCCGGTGGAGACGAAGCCGGCATTTTCGCCGCCGACTTGCTGCGTATGTACGCCCGTTATGCCGAAGGCCGCAACTGGAAGCCGGAAATTATCGACGAAAACAGCACCGGCGTGGGCGGCTACAAGGAAGTCATCCTCTCCGTCAAAGGGGAGGGGGCCTATTCCCGCCTCAAGTTTGAAAGCGGCGTGCATCGCGTGCAGCGCGTGCCCGTCACGGAATCGCAGGGGCGCATTCACACCAGCACGGCTACCGTCGCCGTGATGCCGGAAATTGACGACGTGGACATCACCATTGACGAGCGCGAACTGGAGATCACGTCTACCTTTTCGTCGGGGCCAGGCGGCCAGCACATGCAGAAGAACGCCACCGCCGCCCGCGTGGTGCATATCCCCACGGGCATCATGGTTAAAGTGCAGACGGAGCGTAGTCTGACGCAAAACAAGCGGCTGGCTATCGCCATCATCCAGGCGCGACTGCAAGAGGCGGCGGAAGAGGCGCAGCACGCCACCGTGGCCGCCGACCGCCGCGCCCAGGTAGGTACGGGCGACCGCAGCGAGAAAATCCGCACCTACAATTACCCGCAAAACCGGGTGACGGACCACCGTATTGGGTATTCGAGTTATAATCTGGTGGGCGTGATGGATGGGGACATTGACCAGTTCATTGACGCCCTCACCGTGGCCGACGAAGCGGAAAAACTGGCCGCGCTGACGTAA
- a CDS encoding alpha/beta fold hydrolase, giving the protein MPFQPDYDVPPERLPYMMPASSVGVLMLHGFMGSPYSSRPLAEFLHGRGITMHCPLLPGHGHWPDKFHRVSRRAWIAEATEALSTLRQTCDQIFLMGHSMGNVLAANLLPRNPDVRGFILLAPIYDTPDRRLNLVPFIRYLVPWLYPHKSHSMQKLVRERVLDFDPTFDFDAPNAEAFLRRATRMPTSGLDEMRKIVRLGRTLWPRVTTPALILDGGHDIAVSSGSGAAIFAEMPARDKHHHHFPQAGHELMRPQDPAHPEVWALVWEFIQQRANTPE; this is encoded by the coding sequence ATGCCTTTTCAACCTGATTACGACGTTCCGCCTGAGCGTTTGCCGTATATGATGCCGGCATCTTCCGTCGGCGTCCTCATGCTGCATGGCTTCATGGGTAGCCCGTACAGCTCCCGCCCCCTGGCCGAATTCCTACACGGGCGCGGCATCACCATGCACTGCCCCCTTCTGCCCGGCCACGGCCACTGGCCCGACAAATTCCACCGCGTCTCCCGCCGCGCCTGGATCGCCGAGGCCACCGAAGCCCTGTCCACCCTGCGCCAGACGTGCGACCAGATATTCCTCATGGGGCACTCCATGGGCAACGTCCTCGCCGCTAATCTGCTGCCGCGCAACCCCGACGTGCGCGGCTTCATCTTGCTGGCCCCCATTTACGACACGCCGGACAGGCGGCTCAACCTTGTCCCCTTCATTCGCTACCTGGTTCCCTGGCTCTATCCGCACAAGAGCCACAGTATGCAGAAGTTGGTGCGTGAGCGCGTGCTGGATTTCGACCCCACGTTTGACTTCGACGCGCCGAACGCGGAAGCGTTTTTGCGCCGGGCGACACGCATGCCTACGTCTGGCCTGGATGAGATGCGCAAGATAGTGCGATTAGGCCGGACGTTGTGGCCGCGGGTGACAACGCCGGCGCTGATTTTGGATGGGGGGCACGATATTGCGGTTAGTTCTGGTTCTGGTGCGGCGATTTTCGCGGAAATGCCGGCACGCGACAAACATCACCACCACTTTCCCCAGGCCGGCCACGAACTCATGCGCCCCCAGGACCCCGCCCACCCCGAAGTCTGGGCGCTGGTGTGGGAATTCATCCAACAGCGCGCCAACACACCGGAATAA
- a CDS encoding S8 family serine peptidase — translation MQRIRKPQWLWLVVVVAVIAGIALHTSTPATADPSLKGYAANIDSFILDQLATQPRTDVFVKMTANADLSAAAAITDRVQRLNTVHDTLTALAADSQADLLRWLDGQGARYQSFWINNSVLVYDADLALVQALAARPDVDYVRGSHLVEMIWPVTQEPAPDTAEAVEWGVQKIRANLVWPTGNTGQGVVVASIDSGTRYTHNALVNQYRGNNGNGTFTHDYNWYDPSFTYAVPTDPLGHGTHTMGTMVGDDGGSNQIGVAPGAKWMTAGLGTVPTDPELIAAAQWMLCPTRVDGSDPNCAMAPHVINNSWGGGGGDPWYQSYVNAWLGAGIIPVFSIGNSGSSCNTAGSPGDYSNVFGIGATTSSDVLASFSSKGPGQFRQLKPDFVAPGNSVRSSVNSNDNAYAVYSGTSMAAPHMVGTIALLLSEQPSLTMGQIYAILAYTAQRNLGAPPGPDTCLRPYNQYPNPIHGFGQIDAFAAVDLINGP, via the coding sequence ATGCAACGAATTAGAAAGCCGCAATGGTTGTGGTTGGTTGTGGTGGTGGCGGTGATTGCCGGCATTGCCCTGCACACCTCCACTCCCGCCACCGCCGACCCCAGCCTGAAAGGCTACGCGGCCAACATCGACAGCTTTATCCTGGACCAACTGGCGACACAGCCGCGCACCGACGTCTTCGTCAAAATGACGGCCAACGCCGACCTCTCCGCCGCCGCGGCCATCACCGACCGCGTGCAGCGGCTAAACACCGTCCACGACACCCTCACGGCGCTGGCCGCGGACAGTCAGGCGGACCTGCTGCGCTGGCTGGACGGCCAGGGCGCGCGCTACCAATCCTTCTGGATCAACAACAGCGTCCTCGTTTATGACGCCGACCTGGCGCTGGTGCAGGCGCTGGCGGCGCGCCCCGATGTAGACTATGTGCGCGGTAGCCATCTTGTGGAAATGATCTGGCCCGTGACGCAGGAACCCGCCCCGGATACGGCGGAGGCCGTGGAATGGGGCGTACAAAAGATTCGCGCCAACCTGGTGTGGCCCACGGGCAACACCGGGCAGGGCGTGGTCGTTGCCAGCATTGACTCCGGGACCCGCTACACGCACAATGCCCTGGTCAATCAATATCGCGGCAATAACGGCAATGGCACGTTCACGCACGACTACAACTGGTACGACCCCAGCTTCACCTACGCCGTGCCGACCGACCCGTTGGGGCACGGCACGCATACGATGGGCACGATGGTGGGCGACGATGGGGGCAGCAACCAGATTGGCGTGGCCCCCGGCGCGAAGTGGATGACGGCAGGGCTGGGAACGGTTCCCACCGATCCGGAGTTGATTGCCGCGGCGCAGTGGATGCTCTGCCCCACGCGGGTGGATGGCTCTGATCCGAACTGCGCCATGGCGCCGCATGTGATCAACAACTCCTGGGGCGGCGGCGGCGGCGACCCCTGGTATCAATCCTACGTGAATGCGTGGTTGGGGGCGGGCATCATCCCCGTCTTCTCCATTGGCAATTCCGGCTCCTCCTGCAACACGGCCGGCTCGCCTGGCGACTATAGCAACGTCTTCGGCATTGGGGCTACCACCAGCAGCGACGTGCTGGCTTCCTTCAGCAGTAAAGGTCCGGGACAGTTCCGCCAGCTCAAGCCAGATTTCGTGGCGCCGGGCAACAGCGTGCGTTCGTCCGTGAACAGCAACGATAATGCCTACGCCGTGTACTCTGGCACATCCATGGCCGCGCCGCATATGGTGGGCACGATTGCCCTCCTGCTTTCGGAACAGCCGAGCCTGACGATGGGGCAAATTTACGCGATTCTGGCCTATACGGCGCAGCGTAACCTGGGCGCACCTCCCGGCCCGGATACTTGCCTGCGTCCCTACAACCAGTATCCTAATCCCATTCATGGGTTTGGGCAGATTGATGCGTTTGCCGCCGTTGACCTGATTAACGGGCCGTAG
- a CDS encoding endonuclease/exonuclease/phosphatase family protein, whose amino-acid sequence MSTDSPLLVPTLSPLPTSPWLNRLQSIARLGKKWPGADRLRHIYHRILAVASPTEQMLFQPHPPRSAPPSSAALTVMTANLWHDWPRQRQLRSRLEAFAALVEREQVDVLLLQEVSRTPKLRVDEWLAQRLGMAYAYARANGHEPTLGFEEGLAVLSRYPLTAPRLRQLQPEPLPFVRRLALGATVRTHWGEMPVFSTHLALERRQNSAQLDDLRGWIGDDPALVGGDFNAHETARQIKRASSQWLDLFRCVHPHADATTHDGLWGRRRRRLDYLFWQPGCAAWQILEARHLHPPDAPHSDHHAVLARLRCGA is encoded by the coding sequence TTGTCCACAGATTCACCCCTTCTCGTACCTACCCTCTCGCCGCTGCCCACATCCCCCTGGCTCAACCGACTACAATCTATCGCCCGTCTGGGCAAAAAATGGCCCGGAGCTGACAGACTGCGCCACATTTATCACCGTATTCTTGCCGTGGCTTCCCCCACGGAACAGATGCTCTTTCAGCCCCATCCGCCCCGCTCCGCTCCCCCATCATCGGCGGCATTGACCGTGATGACGGCCAACTTGTGGCACGATTGGCCGCGCCAGCGGCAGTTACGGTCCCGCCTGGAAGCATTTGCCGCCCTCGTGGAGCGGGAGCAGGTAGACGTCCTTTTGCTGCAAGAAGTCTCGCGCACGCCCAAATTGCGCGTAGATGAATGGCTGGCGCAGCGGCTGGGCATGGCCTACGCCTACGCCCGCGCCAATGGGCACGAACCCACCCTGGGCTTTGAGGAAGGGCTGGCCGTCCTCAGCCGTTACCCCTTGACAGCACCCCGGCTGCGCCAGCTACAACCGGAGCCGCTCCCGTTTGTGCGGCGGCTGGCCCTGGGCGCGACCGTACGCACCCATTGGGGCGAAATGCCCGTCTTCTCCACCCACCTGGCTCTGGAACGGCGGCAAAACAGCGCCCAACTCGACGATCTACGCGGCTGGATCGGAGACGACCCCGCCCTCGTTGGCGGCGACTTCAATGCCCACGAGACAGCGCGCCAGATCAAGCGCGCCAGCAGCCAATGGCTAGACCTCTTCCGCTGCGTTCACCCCCACGCCGACGCCACCACCCACGACGGCCTCTGGGGCCGCCGGCGTCGTCGCCTCGATTACCTCTTCTGGCAACCCGGCTGCGCCGCCTGGCAAATCCTGGAAGCCCGCCACCTACACCCCCCCGACGCCCCCCACTCCGACCACCACGCCGTCCTCGCCCGCCTGCGCTGCGGCGCATAA
- a CDS encoding MaoC family dehydratase N-terminal domain-containing protein gives MSAATYQPRGLFFESFEVGQVFITSSRTVTETDIVNFAGMSGDYNQIHTDAHFAAQGGFGQRVAHGLLVMSIATGLAVQSGFIEGTVIAFREISGWKFSLPVFIGDTIHARLEITETKAMRRLGGGAITLKVEIVNHKDEVVQRGSWVMLVKSGETVN, from the coding sequence ATGAGCGCAGCTACTTATCAGCCCCGCGGACTTTTTTTTGAGTCATTCGAGGTCGGGCAGGTTTTTATCACCAGCAGTCGTACGGTCACGGAGACGGATATTGTGAATTTTGCCGGCATGTCCGGTGACTACAACCAGATTCACACCGATGCCCACTTCGCCGCCCAGGGCGGATTCGGGCAGCGCGTGGCCCATGGCCTGCTCGTCATGTCCATCGCCACCGGCCTGGCCGTGCAAAGTGGCTTCATCGAAGGAACCGTCATCGCCTTCCGCGAAATTAGCGGCTGGAAATTCAGCCTGCCCGTCTTCATTGGCGACACCATCCACGCCCGCCTGGAAATTACGGAAACCAAAGCGATGCGACGGCTCGGCGGCGGCGCGATCACCCTCAAAGTGGAAATCGTGAATCACAAAGACGAGGTCGTGCAGCGCGGCAGTTGGGTCATGCTCGTCAAAAGCGGGGAAACAGTCAACTGA
- a CDS encoding HigA family addiction module antidote protein, whose product MIDNGLPPIHPGEFLAEILEELAISQAQFARAIDVSPMRVSHIINHSRPVTAELALRFGRAFGQSPQYWLNLQAAYDLKQAEAAMGERLLAVTELVTA is encoded by the coding sequence ATGATAGACAATGGTCTGCCACCGATTCATCCTGGCGAGTTTTTGGCCGAGATATTGGAAGAGTTGGCGATCTCTCAGGCGCAGTTCGCGCGTGCCATAGACGTCTCACCGATGCGGGTTTCACACATCATCAACCATTCACGACCAGTGACCGCGGAGTTGGCCCTGCGCTTTGGGCGAGCATTTGGTCAATCTCCGCAATACTGGCTCAATCTGCAAGCCGCATACGACCTGAAACAAGCAGAGGCCGCTATGGGAGAGAGACTGTTGGCAGTTACGGAACTGGTGACCGCATGA
- a CDS encoding CDP-alcohol phosphatidyltransferase family protein, whose product MPVTKKLADLITWTRILFSLLVIWLGLWQGAAALPTVAWLLLIDWTGDIADGLLARRHALDRQTWIGVHDLQVDIFFAAGLLTYLAAAGYIPPIYATIYVLCWLLVFWRWGLQRSLGMLCQAPVYLTFVFIVMRHAQPWGWGILIWLLLVVLLTWPRFPQQVVPEFLQGMRDAWEKGRQRFS is encoded by the coding sequence ATGCCCGTCACCAAAAAACTGGCCGACTTGATCACCTGGACACGCATTTTGTTCTCCCTCCTGGTAATCTGGTTGGGTTTATGGCAAGGCGCGGCCGCGCTCCCTACCGTAGCCTGGCTGCTGCTCATTGACTGGACGGGCGACATTGCTGATGGCCTATTGGCCCGTCGTCACGCCCTTGACCGCCAGACCTGGATTGGCGTCCACGACCTACAAGTAGACATATTTTTCGCCGCCGGACTACTGACCTACCTGGCCGCCGCCGGCTACATCCCTCCCATTTATGCCACCATTTACGTCCTCTGTTGGCTGCTCGTCTTCTGGCGCTGGGGTTTGCAACGATCACTAGGCATGTTGTGCCAGGCCCCCGTCTACCTCACCTTCGTCTTCATCGTCATGCGTCACGCGCAGCCGTGGGGCTGGGGCATCCTCATCTGGCTCCTCCTCGTCGTCCTCCTCACCTGGCCCCGCTTCCCGCAACAGGTCGTGCCCGAATTCCTGCAAGGAATGAGAGATGCCTGGGAAAAAGGGCGTCAGCGCTTCTCATAA